One genomic region from Amaranthus tricolor cultivar Red isolate AtriRed21 chromosome 12, ASM2621246v1, whole genome shotgun sequence encodes:
- the LOC130796805 gene encoding non-specific phospholipase C2: MKLNNKNKTPLFFHTFLLILILTLQLNQSILTHASPIKTIVILVMENRSFDHMLGWMKKLNPEIDGVTGSESNRVSLSKPNSPVIFYNDTAHYVVDPDPGHSFQAIREQIFGSDQTGIEPAPMNGFAQQAYSINGSMEMAKHVMNGYKPEMVPIYQALVQEFAVFDRWFASVPTSTQPNRLYIHSATSAGATSNIPALLAKGYPQRTIFENLHSEGISFGIYYQNIPATLFYRNLRKLKYITKFLPYGLFFKRHAREGKLPRYVVIEQRYTDTKSDPANDDHPSHDVYQGQLFVKEVYETLRASPQWNQTLLLITYDEHGGFYDHVPTPVSGVPSPDGIVGPDPFFFKFDRLGVRVPTIAVSPWIQKGTVVHKANGPYPTSEYEHSSIAATVKKLFNLSSPFLTKRDAWAGTFEGILQTRTEPRTDCPVQLPSPVPIRQEEADEDRLMSEFQQELMHLAAVLKGDNTLSSYPETIVKGLTVKQGKGYMDEAVKRFFEAGKLAKKMGVDEEQIVKMRPSLTSRPSKSSTQQNP, encoded by the exons ATTTCtcttaattctaattttaacCCTTCAATTAAACCAATCCATTTTAACCCATGCTTCACCAATCAAAACCATTGTCATTTTAGTAATGGAAAACCGGTCTTTCGACCACATGTTGGGTTGGATGAAAAAATTAAACCCAGAAATCGATGGTGTAACCGGGTCGGAATCAAACCGGGTTTCATTATCAAAACCCAATTCTCCCGTTATTTTTTACAATGATACTGCTCATTATGTAGTTGACCCGGATCCGGGCCATTCTTTTCAAGCAATAAGGGAGCAGATTTTTGGGTCGGACCAAACCGGAATTGAACCGGCTCCAATGAATGGGTTTGCCCAGCAAGCTTATTCTATTAATGGGAGTATGGAAATGGCTAAACATGTTATGAATGGATATAAACCGGAAATGGTTCCGATTTATCAAGCGTTGGTTCAAGAATTTGCTGTTTTCGACCGGTGGTTCGCTTCAGTTCCGACGTCTACGCAACCCAACCGGCTTTATATTCACTCGGCGACGTCTGCTGGAGCTACTAGTAATATCCCGGCTTTACTCGCCAAAG GGTACCCACAAAGGACAATATTTGAGAACCTACATAGTGAAGGCATATCTTTTGGAATATATTACCAAAACATTCCGGCCACATTGTTTTACCGCAACCTAAGGAAGCTCAAGTACATCACAAAATTCTTACCATATGGCCTCTTCTTCAAAAGACATGCTAGAGAAGGTAAGCTCCCAAGGTACGTCGTGATCGAGCAGCGATACACCGACACAAAATCCGACCCGGCCAATGACGATCACCCGTCACATGACGTGTACCAAGGACAATTGTTTGTTAAGGAGGTGTACGAGACTTTAAGGGCTAGTCCACAATGGAATCAAACCttgttattgatcacttatgaTGAGCATGGTGGATTTTACGATCATGTCCCTACCCCGGTTAGTGGGGTCCCCAGCCCGGATGGGATTGTGGGCCCCGATCCTTTCTTTTTTAAGTTTGATAGATTGGGAGTTCGGGTGCCCACTATTGCAGTTTCACCTTGGATCCAGAAGGGTACTG TTGTTCATAAGGCTAATGGACCGTATCCCACATCAGAGTACGAGCACTCGTCGATTGCAGCTACAGTCAAGAAACTGTTCAACCTGTCTAGCCCTTTCTTAACTAAAAGAGATGCTTGGGCTGGAACCTTTGAGGGTATTCTACAAACAAGAACTGAACCTCGAACAGATTGTCCTG TGCAACTACCATCACCAGTACCAATAAGACAAGAAGAGGCAGATGAGGACAGGCTAATGAGCGAGTTCCAGCAAGAGCTGATGCATCTTGCCGCGGTATTGAAGGGTGATAACACACTGTCGAGTTATCCGGAGACAATAGTCAAGGGACTGACGGTGAAGCAGGGGAAGGGGTACATGGATGAGGCAGTGAAACGATTCTTTGAGGCAGGGAAACTAGCCAAGAAGATGGGAGTCGATGAAGAACAAATCGTTAAAATGAGACCTTCCCTTACTTCAAGACCATCTAAATCTAGCACTCAACAGAACCCTTAA
- the LOC130796726 gene encoding hydroxyproline O-arabinosyltransferase NOD3-like isoform X1, whose product MRNFTNGIGRRNISRGILFLWVVLTIGFCLATYSLTTFLLIRIQSTRISDHGSGRSDPVMEMPETRKLARGSNPKFHVVVTATDAIYSKWQCRIMYYWYKKVKDLPGSGMGGFTRVLHSGRSDNLMEEIPTFVVDPLPNGLDRVHLSSLTKFNAIKGYVVLNRPWAFVQWLEKATIEEKYVLMAEPDHLFVRPLPNLAVGKYPVAFPFFYIKPAENEKIVRKFYPKGSISNVDPIGNSPVIIRKSILKKIAPTWMNVSLRIKNDTEADTTFGWVQEMYAYAIASALHGVKHILHKEFMVQPPWDQKLGDTYIIHYTYGCDYNMKGELTYGKIGEWRFDKRTYLSNPPPKNLTLPPPGIPETVVRLVTMVNEATANIPGWENL is encoded by the exons atgagaaattttacAAATGGAATTGGCAGGAGAAATATCAGCAGAGGAATCCTATTTTTATGGGTGGTTTTAACAATTGGATTTTGTTTAGCTACATATAGTCTTACCACATTTTTGTTGATTAGAATTCAATCAACAAGAATTAGTGATCATGGGTCGGGGAGGTCAGACCCTGTTATGGAGATGCCTGAGACCCGGAAACTGGCCCGCGGATCGAACCCGAAATTTCATGTAGTTGTGACAGCAACTGATGCAATTTACAGCAAATGGCAATGCCGGATAATGTACTATTGgtataaaaaagttaaagatTTGCCCGGGTCGGGTATGGGCGGGTTTACTCGGGTTTTGCATTCGGGTCGGAGTGATAATTTGATGGAGGAGATACCTACTTTTGTGGTGGATCCTCTTCCTAATGGGCTTGATCGG GTACATCTTTCTTCACTAACAAAATTCAATGCAATTAAG GGATATGTGGTATTAAATAGACCATGGGCATTTGTGCAATGGTTAGAAAAGGCAACAATTGAGGAAAA ATATGTGTTGATGGCTGAACCAGATCATTTGTTTGTAAGGCCTTTACCTAACTTAGCTGTCGGAAAATACCCGGTAGCATTCCCGTTTTTCTACATCAAACCCGCTGAAAACGAAAAGATCGTAAGAAAATTTTACCCAAAAGGATCTATATCAAATGTGGATCCTATCGGAAATTCTCCGGTCATAATAAGAAAG TCCATATTGAAGAAAATTGCACCTACATGGATGAATGTATCATTGCGTATAAAGAATGATACGGAGGCTGATACAACTTTCGGTTGGGTGCAAGAAAT GTACGCATATGCCATAGCATCAGCATTGCATGGTGTGAAACATATTCTTCACAAAGAATTCATGGTGCAG CCTCCATGGGACCAAAAATTAGGGGATACCTATATCATTCATTATACTTATGGATGTGATTATAACATGAAG GGAGAGCTGACTTATGGAAAGATTGGAGAGTGGCGTTTTGACAAAAGAACGTACCTTAGCAACCCTCCACCCAAGAATCTTACACTGCCTCCTCCTGGAATTCCTGAGACTGTG GTGAGGCTTGTGACAATGGTTAATGAAGCAACGGCGAACATTCCTGGCTGGGAAAATTTGTAG
- the LOC130796726 gene encoding hydroxyproline O-arabinosyltransferase NOD3-like isoform X2 — protein MRNFTNGIGRRNISRGILFLWVVLTIGFCLATYSLTTFLLIRIQSTRISDHGSGRSDPVMEMPETRKLARGSNPKFHVVVTATDAIYSKWQCRIMYYWYKKVKDLPGSGMGGFTRVLHSGRSDNLMEEIPTFVVDPLPNGLDRGYVVLNRPWAFVQWLEKATIEEKYVLMAEPDHLFVRPLPNLAVGKYPVAFPFFYIKPAENEKIVRKFYPKGSISNVDPIGNSPVIIRKSILKKIAPTWMNVSLRIKNDTEADTTFGWVQEMYAYAIASALHGVKHILHKEFMVQPPWDQKLGDTYIIHYTYGCDYNMKGELTYGKIGEWRFDKRTYLSNPPPKNLTLPPPGIPETVVRLVTMVNEATANIPGWENL, from the exons atgagaaattttacAAATGGAATTGGCAGGAGAAATATCAGCAGAGGAATCCTATTTTTATGGGTGGTTTTAACAATTGGATTTTGTTTAGCTACATATAGTCTTACCACATTTTTGTTGATTAGAATTCAATCAACAAGAATTAGTGATCATGGGTCGGGGAGGTCAGACCCTGTTATGGAGATGCCTGAGACCCGGAAACTGGCCCGCGGATCGAACCCGAAATTTCATGTAGTTGTGACAGCAACTGATGCAATTTACAGCAAATGGCAATGCCGGATAATGTACTATTGgtataaaaaagttaaagatTTGCCCGGGTCGGGTATGGGCGGGTTTACTCGGGTTTTGCATTCGGGTCGGAGTGATAATTTGATGGAGGAGATACCTACTTTTGTGGTGGATCCTCTTCCTAATGGGCTTGATCGG GGATATGTGGTATTAAATAGACCATGGGCATTTGTGCAATGGTTAGAAAAGGCAACAATTGAGGAAAA ATATGTGTTGATGGCTGAACCAGATCATTTGTTTGTAAGGCCTTTACCTAACTTAGCTGTCGGAAAATACCCGGTAGCATTCCCGTTTTTCTACATCAAACCCGCTGAAAACGAAAAGATCGTAAGAAAATTTTACCCAAAAGGATCTATATCAAATGTGGATCCTATCGGAAATTCTCCGGTCATAATAAGAAAG TCCATATTGAAGAAAATTGCACCTACATGGATGAATGTATCATTGCGTATAAAGAATGATACGGAGGCTGATACAACTTTCGGTTGGGTGCAAGAAAT GTACGCATATGCCATAGCATCAGCATTGCATGGTGTGAAACATATTCTTCACAAAGAATTCATGGTGCAG CCTCCATGGGACCAAAAATTAGGGGATACCTATATCATTCATTATACTTATGGATGTGATTATAACATGAAG GGAGAGCTGACTTATGGAAAGATTGGAGAGTGGCGTTTTGACAAAAGAACGTACCTTAGCAACCCTCCACCCAAGAATCTTACACTGCCTCCTCCTGGAATTCCTGAGACTGTG GTGAGGCTTGTGACAATGGTTAATGAAGCAACGGCGAACATTCCTGGCTGGGAAAATTTGTAG